Part of the Deltaproteobacteria bacterium genome is shown below.
ACTCGGCGTTTCGGTCGAGGACGTGACGGCGTTCGTGCTCGGCGGCCATGGCGACACCATGGTGCCGCTGACGCGATTCTCGTCGGTCGGCGGCATCCCCGTCGAGGCGCTGATTTCCAAGGACCGGCTCGAAGCCATCGTGACGCGCACGCGAAACGCCGGGGCTGAAGTCGTGGCTCTGCTCAAGACCGGCAGCGCGTTTTATTCGCCGGCGGCGAGCGCCGTGCAGATGGCCGAGGCGATTCTCAAGGATAAGAAGCGGGTACTGCCCTGCGCGGCGCTGCTCAAGGGCGAGTACGGATACACCGACCTGTTCATCGGCGTGCCGTGTCTGCTCGGAGCTGGCGGGCTCGAAAAGGTCTTCGAGATCGAACTCACGGCCGAGGAAAAGAAAGCGCTCGACCACAGCGCGGACGCGGTTCGCGAACTGGTCGCAGTGCTCAAGCTCTCGTAATTCCTCGCATAATCAGCCGAGATCGAATCGCGGGGGGCCTGCCGGGTCCCCCGCTTTCGTGTGGTCCTGACGATTGTCGAAAAATTCGCCAATTGCCCCTTGTCGGGAGCGGTTTTTGTGATAAAAGGACGCGGGCGCCGCGTCGCGCGGCTCCGCTTCGTGCCCGATCTTCCGTTTTTCTTCTTTGCTCCGATGCGTTTGCGCCCGGCGGCGACTTGCGCATGATTTGGAGGAGTCCATGAATCACCCGATGCGAATCGACAGTCGAAGGAAACTCTTGGGGGCTTTGGGGGCCGCCACGGTCTTGATGACCGTGTTGCTGCTGTCCGCGCCCGCCGCATGGGCGGGGGAAGCGGATCTGGTCATTCCGGATCTGAACTCGGTGACGTTTCTCGGAGTGACCGGGCACAACCTGCTGCTCGGCGGTCTCGTCATCTGCGTCCTCGGCATTCTGTTCGGTCTCGTGCAGTCGGCCCAGATCAAGCGGCTGCCGGTGCACCGCTCGATGCTCGAAATCTCTGAGCTGATCTACGAAACCTGCAAGACCTACCTGATCACGCAGGGCAAGTTCATCGCCATCCTGTGGGCGTTTATCGCGACGATCATGATCGTCTACTTCGGCCCCTTGCGGCACTACGACTTCAATCAGGTCGCCATCATCGTCCTGTTCTCCATCGTCGGCATCCTCGGCAGCTACTCCGTGGCGTGGTTCGGCATCCGGATCAACACCTACGCCAACTCGCGCACGGCCTTCGCGGGCCTTCGCGGCAAGCCCTTTCCCACCATGGAAATCCCGCTCAAGGCCGGCATGAGCATCGGCATGCTGCTGATCAGCGTCGAACTCGTCATGATGCTGTTCATCCTGCTGTTCGTCCCCGGCGACTACGCGGGCATGTGCTTCATCGGCTTCGCGATCGGCGAGTCGCTCGGCGCGGCCGCGCTGCGTATCGCGGGCGGCATCTTCACGAAGATCGCCGACATCGGCTCCGACCTGATGAAGATCGTCTTCAAGATCAAAGAAGACGACGTACGTAATCCGGGCGTCATCGCGGACTGCACCGGCGACAACGCGGGCGACTCGGTCGGCCCGACCGCCGACGGTTCCGAAACCTACGGCGTCACCGGCGTCGCCTTGATCACCTTCATTCTGCTGGCCGTCAAGGATCCCACCGTGCAGATCCAGTTGCTCGTGTGGATCTTCGTCATGCGCATCGGCATGATCGTGACCAGCGCGCGGTCCTACGGCATCAACGGATCGATCGCCAAGGGCAAGTTCGGCAACGCGTCGAAGTTCGATTTCGAAAAACCCCTGACGTCGCTCGTGTGGCTGACCTCGGGCATTTCGATCGTCGCCACGTACATCCTGTCCGTTCTGCTGATTCCGTCGCTGGGACCGGCAGCCGACTACACTCTGTGGTGGAAGCTCGCCACGATCATCACGTGCGGAACGCTGGCCGGCGCGATCATCACCGAACTGGTCAAAGTCTTCACCTCGGTCAACTCGGGCCACGTGCGCGAGGTTCTCGACGCATCCCGCGAGGGCGGTGCGTCGCTCAACATCCTGTCGGGTCTCGTGGCCGGTAACTTCAGCGCCTACTGGATGGGCACGGCGATCATCATCCTCATGGCCATCGCCTACGCCGTCAGCCTGCTCGGTCTCGGCGAGATCATGCACGCCCCGGCGATCTTCGCGTTCGGCCTCGTGGCGTTCGGTTTCCTGGGCATGGGCCCGGTCACCATCGCCGTCGACAGCTACGGTCCCGTGACCGACAACGCGCAGTCCGTCTACGAATTGTCCACCATCGAGACGATCCCGAACGTCTCCCAGGAAATCGAGCGCGACTTCGGGTTCAAGCCGAATTTCGAAGAAGCCAAGATGTACCTGGAGGAGAACGACGGCGCGGGAAACACCTTCAAGGCGACGGCGAAGCCGGTGCTCATCGGCACCGCAGTCGTCGGCTCGACCACGCTGATCTTCTCCATCATCCAGCTTCTCAGCGAGAAGTTCGGAGAAGCGTCCGTCGCGGAGGGTCTTTCGATCCTCAATCCGATGTTCCTGCTCGGACTCGTCACGGGCGGCGCGATCATCTACTGGTTCTCGGGCGCGTCGATCCAGGCGGTTTCGACCGGCGCGTATCGCGCGGTCGAGTTCATCAAGCGCAACATCAAACTCGAAGGCGGTGGAGAGAGGGCGTCGGTCGAGGACAGCAAAAAGGTCGTTCAGATCTGCACGAAATACGCGCAGCGGGGCATGTTCAACATCTTCCTCGCGGTGTTCTTCAGCACCCTCGCGTTCGCCTGCCTGAACCACTACTACTTCATCGGCTACCTGATCTCGATCGCGATCTTCGGCCTGTACCAGGCGATCTTCATGGCCAACGCCGGCGGCGCCTGGGACAACGCCAAGAAACTGGTCGAGACCGAGCTCAACATGAAGGGGACCGAGCTGCACGCGGCCACGGTCGTGGGCGACACGGTCGGCGATCCGTTCAAGGACACCTCGTCGGTGGCCATGAACCCGATCATCAAGTTCACCACGCTGTTCGGCCTGCTGGCGGTCGAGTTGGCCATCACGCTCGACCCCACGGTCAGTCACATCCTCTCCGCGATCTTCTACGCGGTGTCGGTCGTGTTCGTGTGGCGCTCCTTCTACCGGATGCGCATCGAGACGGGTCGCGACGCGGCCTGATCGAATCCAAACTCCGACTTTCCTCGAAACCGGCGCCCTCGCGGCGCCGGTTTCTTTGGATACGGAGCCCGAGCTTCCGACTTGCTTTACACCGCGACGCCGCCTGTGCTAATTACCCGCCGGAATTCAAGACGAAGACATCGATGAGGAGTTTCGAGAGATGTCCATCACCACCATCGAGAAGCAGGAGATCGTGACGAAATTCCGCTCGCACGAAGCGGACACGGGCTCCCCCGAGGTGCAGATCGCGCTGCTGTCGGCACGCATCACCCACCTGACCGAGCATTTCAAGACCCACAAGAAAGACCATCACTCCCGGCGCGGCCTTCTGAAAATCGTCAGCCAGCGGCGTTCCCTTCTGAACTACCTGAAGAAGAAGGACGTCGGCCGCTACAAGAAGGTCATCGGCGAACTCGGGATCCGCAAGTAAACACACGCCCGCTCGCGAACGCGGCCCACGCCCCGGCCTGTTGCCGGCGGTGCGGGTCGCCGTCCGCGTTTCGGCGCGAAGGAGAAGTCCATGTCCGTTTTCAAACTCGAAGAAGATTTTCACGGTTCGACCATATCCATCGAAACCGGCCGCGTCGCCCGCCAGGCGCACGGCTCCATTCTGCTGACCTGCGGCGATACGATCGTCCTGGCGACCGCCGCCGTCTCTCCGTCCCCTCGCGAAGGCGTGGATTTTCTTCCGCTCACCTGCGACTACCTGGAGAAGACCTGGGCCGCCGGCAAGATCCCGGGGGGATTCTTCAAGCGCGAGGGTCGTCCGACCGAGCGTGAAGTGCTCGTGAGTCGCATGGTCGATCGTCCACTGCGCCCGCTGTTCCCCGAGGGCTTTCATCACGAACTTCAGGTCGTGGTGTCGGTCATCTCCAAGGACGAGGTGCATCCGGCGGACGTGCTCGCGATCACGGCGGCCTCGGCGGCGGTGAACCTGTCCAAGATTCCGTTCGGCGGCCCGCTGGCCGGCGTGCGCGTCGGTCGCGTCAACGGTCAGTTCATTTGCAACCCCACGCACGAACAGATCGACGCCGGCGATCTGGAGATGATTGTCGTCGGCACCGAGGACGCGGTCGTGATGGTCGAGGGCGGATCGAATTTCCTGCCCGAAAAAGAGATCGTCGACGCCATCATCTTCGGTCATAAGGCGATGCAGCCGTTGATCGCCCTGCAAAAGAGCCTGCGCGATGCGGCGGGCGTTCCCAAGATGGAGCATACGCCCCCGGCGCTCGACGCCGGTCTCGTGGCCGCGGTCGAGTCGATCGCGCTGCCGGCCCTGCGCGACGCGCTGAACACCAAGGTGAAGGCGGAGCGTTACGACAAACTCGCCCAGGTCAAGAAAGACCTTCAGGCAAAGATCGCCGAAGGGAAGACGCCCGAGACGGCCCCCAATCCCAAGACCGTGTCGGCGGTGTGGGAAGACCTGAAATATCGCGAAATGCGTCGGCAGATTTTGGAAGAAAAGCGCCGGGTCGACGGCCGCGACTACAAGGAAATCCGCGACATCAACTGCGAGGTCGGATTCCTGCCGCGCCCGCACGGCAGCGCGCTCTTCACCCGCGGCGAAACGCAGGCCCTGGTGGCCGTGACGCTCGGCACGCGTTCCGACGAGCAGAAGATCGAGGGCTTGTATCTCGAAGAGTGGCGGCGCTTCATGCTCCACTACAACTTCCCTCCGTTTTCGGTGGGCGAGGTCCGGCCCCTGCGTTCACCGGGCCGACGCGAAATCGGCCACGGCGCGCTCGCACGGCGCGGGCTCGAAAACATCCTGCCCACGAACGAGGACTTTCCGTACACGATTCGCATCGTCTCCGACATCCTCGAGTCGAACGGCTCGTCGTCGATGGCGACGGTGTGCGGCTCGTCGCTCGCGCTCATGCACGCCGGCGTGCCGGTGACCAAGCCGGTCGCGGGCATCGCGATGGGCCTCGTCAAGGAAGGCGAATCCTACGCGGTGCTTTCCGACATCCTCGGCGACGAGGATCACCTCGGCGATATGGACTTCAAGGTCGTCGGCAGCGCCGAGGGCGTCTCCGCCGTGCAGATGGACATCAAGATCTCGGGCATCGATGAGGACATCCTGCGTCAGGCCATGGAGCAGGCGCGGACCGGTCGGTTGCACATCCTCGGGATCATGAACCAGACCATGTCGCAGCCCGCGGCGGACCTTTCCAAATACGCGCCGCGCATCACCACGGTTCAGATCCCCATCGAGCGCATCAAGGATCTCATCGGCCCGGGCGGCAAGACGATCCGCGCGATCATCGAGAAGACCGGCGTCAAGATCGACGTCGAGGACGACGGCCGCGTGCTGGTCTCCAGCCCGAATCAGGACGCCGCGCGCGAAGCGATCGGGCTCGTGCGTGCGTACACGTCCGAGGCCGAGGTCGGCAAATACTACATGGGGCGCGTCGTGCGGATCACCGACTTCGGCGCGTTTGTCGAGATCATGCCCGGCCAGGACGGTCTCGTGCACATCTCGCACATGGCCGAAGAGCGTATCCGCTCGGTGCGTGACGTGGTGAAGGAAGGCGACGAGATCCTCGTCAAGGTGCTCGAGATCGACCGCCAGGGCCGCATCCGGCTTTCGCGCAAGGAAGCCATGGACGTCAAACCTGAGGACGTGCTCGAGTGAGCGGCGACCCCGTTCGGATCCTCGTGAAACGATTGCCGGGAGCGGAGGACATTCCGCTCCCGTCTTACATGACGCACGGCTCGGCGGGCATGGACGTGCGCGCGTGCGTCGATGGGGTGTTCGTGCTCGCGCCGGGTGAGCGCGCCGCCGTGCCGACGGGCCTGACGATCGCGGTTCCCGAAGGTTTCGAGGTGCAGGTCCGGCCACGCAGCGGGCTTGCGCTGAAAAACGGCGTCACCTGCCTCAACACGCCGGGAACGATCGACTCCGATTATCGCGGAGAGGTGCGCGTGATCCTCGCGAATCTCGGCGCGGACGCCTTCGAAATCCGTCGCGGCGATCGCATCGCGCAACTCGTGGTGGCCGCCGTCGCGCGCGCCGAACTGGAATCGGTCGAGGAATTACCCGTCTCGGATCGCGGAGAGGGCGGGTTCGGCCACACCGGGCATCGTTAGAAGACGGTCGCGCATTGACCGCGTCGCCCGCTCCCATGCATGATGCCGTCATGCGTATTCCGATCCTGCTTTTGTGTCTTGTACTTGCCGTCGCGGCGTGCGGAAAAGGGGACGACGCCCCTCCGCCCCCGCCGGGCCAGATCGTCGCGGATCCCGACGTCATCCGCTACGAAACGGTTAATCAGGGCGTGACGGTTCACGGTTCGTCCACGATCCGCAACACGGGTCAGACGACGCTGCTGCTCGGACCGATCCAGGTTTCGTGCCCGTGCACCAACGCGAGCGTCGAGCAGACGTATCTCCAGCCCGGCGAAGAGACGCGGCTCGAACTCACCTTCGATACGGCCAGCAATCCCGGCTCCGCGCGGCAATACATCACGGTCATGACCGATGATCCGCGAACGCCGCCGGCACTGATCCGTCTTGAAGGCACCGTCATGCCCGAACTTGTGATTTCGCCCGAGTTGCACCGGCTGGAATACGCCGAGCGAAACGACAAGACCTACACGGTTTCCAGCGAAATCCGAAACGCCCGCGCCGAACCGAAGCGCATCACGGCGGTCAAGTCGACGGGTGACGGCATCCTCGAGGCGCGAATCGAGGCCATGGAACTGCCCGCGACGATTGGGCCGAACGGATCGGTGAAGCTCGTCATCACGGCGAAATCGCCGAAGCGAAACGAACCGATTCGCGGACGGGTCTACGTGGAGACCGACACCGGGGTTATCAAATCCTACGCGGTGCTCGTCATGCAGGATGCGCAGCCGCTGGGCAGCGAAGAGGTCCCCGCCCCGGTGACCGCGCCGACGCCTCCGCCCCGCGAAGTCGCGCCGCAGTAACGCCCGTCGTGCGGACGAAGGGCGCCAGGCGGTCGGGCGGCTGGTGGAAACGACGGTTCGGACGGCCAAAATGAGCGTGAGCGATCCCCAATCGCGAAAGCGTTCGCAGCCCGATTCGGCGTGGCGCGAAACGAAACGCGCGAATATTTCCGGCGTCCTGTAACCTCTTGCACATACAACCGGCCCCGGTTCGGATTTATAATCGCACCCGTTGAGAGAAGAGCCGGTTATGGCTCGGGAAGATGCAATTGCTCACAGTCGCACACAGTGCGTGCTGAAATGATTGGCGAAGTCGAATGGGTTCCCCGGTAAAGGAAAAACCGTTCTCGTACCGCTACGAAGCGTTCGGCGGAATCATCCAGCTCGAGCATCCGCAGGCGTTGCTCTATGTTGACCGCGAGTTCATGCGGCGCCTCGGTTACGCGGAAAGTCCACTCTGGACCGATCGCGTCTCGACCGAGTCGCTGTTGTCCGCGCCGACCGAGGTGCAGCTCTCGTTGACCAACCGCTGCGGCGCGGGTTGCCGCCACTGTCACGCGGACAGTCGACCGGGCGACGGACCGGGCCGCGAGCTCGGGCGCGACGGCATGATCGCCGTGCTCGGCGAACTCGCCCGCATGCGCGTGTTCCATGTCACACTCGGCGGCGGCGAGAGCACCGAGTTGCCGTGGCTCTTCGAAATCGCGCATCTGGCCCGGGGGATGGGCGTCAATCCCAGTTTGACGACCAACGGATTCTTCGTGACCGAAGACAACGTCGTCGAATTCAACATCTTCGACCGCGTCAACGTCAGCCTCGACGGCGTGGGCGACCGATACGGCACGCACCGTGGCGTGAGCGGTTACGACCGGGCGGTCTCCGCATTGCGTTTGCTTCGCGACGAGGACATCCCCGTCGGGATTCACTGCGTTGTCTCGCGGGACAACTTCGATCACATCGACGAGGTGTTCCACCTCGGCCGCGAAATCGGCGTGCAGCAGCTCGAACTTCTCCGGTACAAACCGGCGGGAAGGGCGGGACGCGATCTGCTCGATTACCTGCGCCACGATCTCACCGATGAACAGGCATGGGACTTCTTCCCGCGCGTGATGCGCCTGGCGCAGGATCACCAGACGCCGCTCGCGCTCGACTGCTCGTTTACCCCGTATCTCTACGCGCACGGACCCGACCCGAAGTTGATGGAACGGTACGGCGTGACCGGATGCCTGGGCGGCAACACGCTGTGCGGGGTCACGGCCGACGGCTTGGTGTCCGCGTGCCCGTTCTCGTCGTCCGAGGGCCGCTCCATCGATGACATGCACGACTGGTGGGGATCGGAGGACACGTTCTTTTCGTATCGCCACTGGATGGACGCCGCTCCCGAGCCGTGTCGAAGCTGCGACTACCTCTCCGTGTGCCGGGGCGGCTGCCACGCGGTCTCGAAATTCGTCTTCGGCGATGTTTACAGCCCGGATCCGGGTTGCCCGCTCGTCCGCCGTCACTACGCGCATTCCGGCCTGCACCGGGCGGTCGCGGCGGATTAGTCCCCCGGCGGCATCGTCCATTCCCACGTCAGCAGGGCGAAGTACGGCGGCGAATACAGCAGCGCGAACGCGACCAACGCCGCGGGCGCGGCGAACGAAAGCAGGATCGCGTACATCGTCAGCGCCGCGAGAAATCTCGGAAACACCTCCACCAGACTGATCCCAAAATGTCGGCGCGATCGCCACGCGACGATGGCGAAACCCGTCGCGATGACCGCTGCGCCGACGAGGACGATCGGA
Proteins encoded:
- the dut gene encoding dUTP diphosphatase → MSGDPVRILVKRLPGAEDIPLPSYMTHGSAGMDVRACVDGVFVLAPGERAAVPTGLTIAVPEGFEVQVRPRSGLALKNGVTCLNTPGTIDSDYRGEVRVILANLGADAFEIRRGDRIAQLVVAAVARAELESVEELPVSDRGEGGFGHTGHR
- the pnp gene encoding polyribonucleotide nucleotidyltransferase encodes the protein MSVFKLEEDFHGSTISIETGRVARQAHGSILLTCGDTIVLATAAVSPSPREGVDFLPLTCDYLEKTWAAGKIPGGFFKREGRPTEREVLVSRMVDRPLRPLFPEGFHHELQVVVSVISKDEVHPADVLAITAASAAVNLSKIPFGGPLAGVRVGRVNGQFICNPTHEQIDAGDLEMIVVGTEDAVVMVEGGSNFLPEKEIVDAIIFGHKAMQPLIALQKSLRDAAGVPKMEHTPPALDAGLVAAVESIALPALRDALNTKVKAERYDKLAQVKKDLQAKIAEGKTPETAPNPKTVSAVWEDLKYREMRRQILEEKRRVDGRDYKEIRDINCEVGFLPRPHGSALFTRGETQALVAVTLGTRSDEQKIEGLYLEEWRRFMLHYNFPPFSVGEVRPLRSPGRREIGHGALARRGLENILPTNEDFPYTIRIVSDILESNGSSSMATVCGSSLALMHAGVPVTKPVAGIAMGLVKEGESYAVLSDILGDEDHLGDMDFKVVGSAEGVSAVQMDIKISGIDEDILRQAMEQARTGRLHILGIMNQTMSQPAADLSKYAPRITTVQIPIERIKDLIGPGGKTIRAIIEKTGVKIDVEDDGRVLVSSPNQDAAREAIGLVRAYTSEAEVGKYYMGRVVRITDFGAFVEIMPGQDGLVHISHMAEERIRSVRDVVKEGDEILVKVLEIDRQGRIRLSRKEAMDVKPEDVLE
- the rpsO gene encoding 30S ribosomal protein S15 encodes the protein MSITTIEKQEIVTKFRSHEADTGSPEVQIALLSARITHLTEHFKTHKKDHHSRRGLLKIVSQRRSLLNYLKKKDVGRYKKVIGELGIRK
- a CDS encoding DUF1573 domain-containing protein, with translation MRIPILLLCLVLAVAACGKGDDAPPPPPGQIVADPDVIRYETVNQGVTVHGSSTIRNTGQTTLLLGPIQVSCPCTNASVEQTYLQPGEETRLELTFDTASNPGSARQYITVMTDDPRTPPALIRLEGTVMPELVISPELHRLEYAERNDKTYTVSSEIRNARAEPKRITAVKSTGDGILEARIEAMELPATIGPNGSVKLVITAKSPKRNEPIRGRVYVETDTGVIKSYAVLVMQDAQPLGSEEVPAPVTAPTPPPREVAPQ
- a CDS encoding radical SAM protein — protein: MGSPVKEKPFSYRYEAFGGIIQLEHPQALLYVDREFMRRLGYAESPLWTDRVSTESLLSAPTEVQLSLTNRCGAGCRHCHADSRPGDGPGRELGRDGMIAVLGELARMRVFHVTLGGGESTELPWLFEIAHLARGMGVNPSLTTNGFFVTEDNVVEFNIFDRVNVSLDGVGDRYGTHRGVSGYDRAVSALRLLRDEDIPVGIHCVVSRDNFDHIDEVFHLGREIGVQQLELLRYKPAGRAGRDLLDYLRHDLTDEQAWDFFPRVMRLAQDHQTPLALDCSFTPYLYAHGPDPKLMERYGVTGCLGGNTLCGVTADGLVSACPFSSSEGRSIDDMHDWWGSEDTFFSYRHWMDAAPEPCRSCDYLSVCRGGCHAVSKFVFGDVYSPDPGCPLVRRHYAHSGLHRAVAAD
- a CDS encoding malate dehydrogenase (Catalyzes the reversible oxidation of malate to oxaloacetate) — translated: LGVSVEDVTAFVLGGHGDTMVPLTRFSSVGGIPVEALISKDRLEAIVTRTRNAGAEVVALLKTGSAFYSPAASAVQMAEAILKDKKRVLPCAALLKGEYGYTDLFIGVPCLLGAGGLEKVFEIELTAEEKKALDHSADAVRELVAVLKLS
- a CDS encoding sodium-translocating pyrophosphatase; the protein is MNHPMRIDSRRKLLGALGAATVLMTVLLLSAPAAWAGEADLVIPDLNSVTFLGVTGHNLLLGGLVICVLGILFGLVQSAQIKRLPVHRSMLEISELIYETCKTYLITQGKFIAILWAFIATIMIVYFGPLRHYDFNQVAIIVLFSIVGILGSYSVAWFGIRINTYANSRTAFAGLRGKPFPTMEIPLKAGMSIGMLLISVELVMMLFILLFVPGDYAGMCFIGFAIGESLGAAALRIAGGIFTKIADIGSDLMKIVFKIKEDDVRNPGVIADCTGDNAGDSVGPTADGSETYGVTGVALITFILLAVKDPTVQIQLLVWIFVMRIGMIVTSARSYGINGSIAKGKFGNASKFDFEKPLTSLVWLTSGISIVATYILSVLLIPSLGPAADYTLWWKLATIITCGTLAGAIITELVKVFTSVNSGHVREVLDASREGGASLNILSGLVAGNFSAYWMGTAIIILMAIAYAVSLLGLGEIMHAPAIFAFGLVAFGFLGMGPVTIAVDSYGPVTDNAQSVYELSTIETIPNVSQEIERDFGFKPNFEEAKMYLEENDGAGNTFKATAKPVLIGTAVVGSTTLIFSIIQLLSEKFGEASVAEGLSILNPMFLLGLVTGGAIIYWFSGASIQAVSTGAYRAVEFIKRNIKLEGGGERASVEDSKKVVQICTKYAQRGMFNIFLAVFFSTLAFACLNHYYFIGYLISIAIFGLYQAIFMANAGGAWDNAKKLVETELNMKGTELHAATVVGDTVGDPFKDTSSVAMNPIIKFTTLFGLLAVELAITLDPTVSHILSAIFYAVSVVFVWRSFYRMRIETGRDAA